One Miscanthus floridulus cultivar M001 chromosome 11, ASM1932011v1, whole genome shotgun sequence DNA window includes the following coding sequences:
- the LOC136491032 gene encoding uncharacterized protein, whose product MRSVVRSLRQLRHFTQHHAERHSQATRLFRQQSALIMCGSTSSSLSMLCRNGEISRFTSPGMELMRSMFSTVVANSIKDIGRGGPMVEYERRIASGELVDGDSFQVDTIQQLQRLYEELIENEEDCQLDRYKSSEKSGRSRWLWSRLITQPSTYAPVKGLYLYGGVGTGKTMLMDLFYEQLPSNWRKKRIHFHDFMLNVHSHLQMHKGVSDPLDVVAAEISDEAIILCLDEFMVTDVADAMILNRLFRQLFSKGVILVSTSNRDPDKLYEGGLQRDLFLPFIDTLKERCIVHPIGSAVDYRQLGSAEQGFYFVGKHYSTLLKQKLQSLIGDEEPSPHTVEVIMGRKLQISLGANGCAYFPFEDLCDRPLGAADYFGLFKKFHTLALDGVPKFGSSNRTAAYRFVTLIDVMYENKARLLCTAEAGPVGLFENIVTVAEAQKVSPRYSRSQKSDDPDLCVDNELGFAKDRTISRLTEINSREYLEDFEMRLRQQQQLPLQGLDNSGGDVVLA is encoded by the exons ATGAGATCAGTTGTTCGGTCACTTCGCCAGCTCCGCCATTTCACCCAGCACCATGCAGAGAGGCACTCACAAGCAACCAGATTGTTCAGGCAGCAGAGTGCTTTAATCATGTGCGGTTCAACATCCAGTTCACTGAGCATGTTATGTCGTAATGGTGAAATTAGCAGATTTACAAGCCCTGGCATGGAGTTGATGAGGTCCATGTTCTCTACTGTAGTAGCTAATTCGATCAAAG ATATTGGAAGAGGTGGTCCGATGGTGGAATATGAGAGGAGAATAGCATCAGGAGAGCTAGTAGATGGCGATAGCTTTCAG GTTGATACAATTCAACAATTACAAAGGCTCTATGAGGAGTTGATTGAGAATGAAGAAGACTGCCAGCTGGATAGATATAAATCATCTGAGAAATCAGGACG GAGTCGATGGCTATGGTCCCGTCTCATTACTCAGCCTTCTACCTATGCTCCAGTTAAGGGCCTTTACCTCTATGGCGGTGTTGGTACAGGGAAGACGATGCTTATGGACTTGTTCTATGAACAGCT GCCATCTAATTGGAGAAAAAAACGTATTCACTTTCACGATTTCATGTTGAATGTACATAGTCATCTTCAG ATGCATAAAGGTGTTTCAGATCCTCTTGATGTTGTAGCAGCTGAGATTTCAGATGAGGCCATCATATTATGTCTTGATGAGTTTATG GTAACTGATGTTGCTGATGCTATGATTCTGAACCGGCTGTTCAGACAATTGTTCAGCAAAGGCGTT ATTCTTGTTTCGACTTCTAACCGTGATCCAGATAAGCTTTATGAAGGTGGCTTACAACGGGACCTTTTCTTGCCATTTATTGACACCTTGAAA GAAAGGTGCATCGTGCACCCCATTGGATCTGCAGTGGACTATCGTCAACTGGGTTCT GCTGAACAAGGTTTCTATTTTGTTGGAAAACATTACAGTACGCTTCTGAAACAGAAGCTCCAGTCTTTAATTGGAGATGAGGAACCCAGCCCACACACTGTTGAAGTAATTATGGGAAGGAAACTACAG ATTTCCCTTGGAGCAAATGGTTGTGCATATTTTCCTTTTGAAGATCTTTGTGATAGACCTTTAGGTGCAGCAGATTACTTTGGACTCTTTA AAAAATTTCACACCCTGGCACTTGATGGTGTTCCAAAGTTTGGGTCTAGTAACAGAACAGCAGCTTATCGGTTTGTCACACTGATTGAT GTTATGTACGAGAACAAAGCAAGGCTGTTATGTACAGCCGAGGCTGGACCAGTAGGACTGTTTGAGAATATCGTGACTGTTGCTGAAGCACAGAAGGTTTCACCAAGATATTCGCGCTCACAGAAAAGCGACGACCCTGACCTATGTGTGGACAATGAGCTTGGATTTGCCAAGGATCGAACGATTAGCAG GTTGACAGAGATCAACAGCAGAGAATATTTGGAGGACTTCGAAATGAGATTGAGGCAACAGCAGCAGCTGCCCTTGCAAGGTCTAGATAACAGTGGTGGTGATGTTGTACTAGCATAA